The Prionailurus viverrinus isolate Anna chromosome B2, UM_Priviv_1.0, whole genome shotgun sequence genome contains the following window.
ACCGTTTGATTGGTTGAGTCTTTTATACTGATCGgccattaagaaaagaaatctagCATCTCATTTGGGTGGAAAATTCGCTATTTTATTTGAATCCAATGGCTACACAGGAGTCGGGAACCTTTGCTTAAATTCCTGAAtccagcattttcttttaaacaccTGCGTTTAATTAGATTCCTCACTTATTATACTAAGAAAAGTTTGATTTTCAAAAACTGTTTCACTTACGAAACCTTCCGTTCTTGGAGAAAGGTTGTGTACCCGTTAGTGTCATCGACTATCCTTCAAAGGCTTAGCTTCAGATCATTCCCTTCCAAGTTGTTAGAAATTACGTGTTGCGTTTCGAAAACCCGGACCCTGGAAAATGGGAAACGGTTGAGAACGGTAGGGAAGATGGACGTGGGAACATCACGTTATTGGCGGTAAGCTGGCaaccagcccctggcaaccagcccctcGGTGGTTGGCGGGAAGCAGGGAGGCTCGGGTTACCCAGGCCCGCGCAGACTTGTTTGAGAACCTCTGCCGCGCAGCGCGGGAATGAGACGCCGCTGTCTTCTCCCGGCCGCCAGGCGACTGCCCAGAGCCTCTCGTGAGAGGCATTTTGTTCTTTCATGTTTCTGCACGATGTGAAATCGCTTTAGCGGTGTTGATACTTTTCAATGCTCCTTACAGCCACAAGGAAGCGAAAGGAAGATCGCTCTAAGCAGTTGTGTCCTCTCGCTTTCACACAAGGAACCCTAAGCCCCCACAGTCCTCCCGGCGCTTATTTGATGCCCCTCCCTTGTCTGGTTTTGAGCTTCAGAAGTCTTTGGTGAATGCGACATACTGACAGGGAACAGGTGATAGGTAAAGGGGAACAGCCGCTGGCTGGGGTTACGTGGGAAGGATGAAAAGGCATCGGGAATTCGTGCAGCGCATTGGATTGTAAAAATAACTTGCAATCACACTTGTATATTGTTTTCTGCACGTGCAGCTTGCGTGTTAACTGCCGCGTGAGTTCTGGTGTTTCCCACGACACTCCTCTGACCGAAATTCACAAAAGGCCCGGTGCAGGCGTATCAGTCTTCGGCGTTGCCGGCAAGGCCACGGCACTGATGAGAGCTGGTCCCGAACCTGCAAGACGAGGCCTCCACCCATCCACACACGCACCCCCAACCCAAGCACGCCCCcgctttcctctctccctcccgccaCTCAAGACGCCACCTTTCACGTTTACTAATTAGAAACAGGCGCCCCTGACAACACCCAGCTGAAGCTCCTTGGATTCCTGTTTGAGGGCCCCGTTTACAAACAGCTCTCCCTCCGCCCCCCGAGATGAGGCCGGTTTTGCGGTCCGCGCTGAGGTCCGGGGGCCGCAGagcccggcccctccccgccccgagTTTCCGTGCCCGAAGCGGCCGGGGTGGCGGCCGGCTAGAAGGACCCGGCGGAGAGGCGGCGCTCCGAGGCGAGAGGCGAGCGGAGCGAGCACCAATCACAGCGCGGCCCCGCCCTATAAATACGCGGCGCCGCCGTCCCCGGCGTCTTCCTGTCCCGTCAGGTCCCTGTAGCTGGCTCTGCCCGCCTCCCTCGCAGTATGTCCGAGACCGCGCCGCCCGCGCCGGCCGCCTCCACTCCCCCCGAGAAGCCCGCGCCGGGCAAGAAGGCCAAGCGACCCGCGaaagccgccgccgccgccgccaagAAGAAGCCCGCGGGCCCTTCTGTGTCCGAGCTGATCGTGCAAGCCGTGTCCTCCTCCAAGGAGCGCAGCGGCGTGTCCCTGGCCGCGCTCAAGAAGGCGCTGGCGGCCGCCGGCTACGACGTGGAGAAGAACAACAGCCGCATCAAGCTGGGCCTCAAGAGCCTGGTGAGCAAGGGCACCCTGGTGCAGACCAAGGGCACCGGCGCCTCGGGCTCCTTCAAGCTCAACAAGAAGGCCTCCCCTGGGGAGGCCAAGGCCAACCCCACAAAGGTGGCGAAAGCCAAGGTGACGGGCGCCTCTAAGAAGCCCAAAAAGGTCACGGCGGCTGTTAAAAAAGCCGTCAAGACCCCGAAAAAGGCTAAGAAGCCTGCTGTAACCAAGAAGCCCTCCAAGAGTCCCAAGAAGCCCAAGGTCGTGAAGCCTAAGAAAGTAGCCAAGAGCCCTGCCAAAGCCAAGGCTGTGAAGCCCAAGGCGGCCAAGGCGAAGATGACCAAGCCAAAGACCGCTGCCAAGCCCAAAAAAGCAGCGCCCAAGAAGAAGTAAAGGTTCCAGTTGGAAGCTTCTTCCAATAACCCAACGGCTCTTTTAAGAGCCACCAACCTACTCCGGGGAAAGAGCTTTAGTACGTGTGTCCTTGGGCTTCTACGCGGGATTTCTGCCTTCTTGCCAGGGTCTCCGCCAACTTCTGCCCCGCGCTCAGTCCCTTGCAGTGGAGTTCTCGCTATGGGGAGCTAGGCCCTTGTACTTGAGACTAGGGTTCTGGGGCTTGAAGGGGCTTCGAGTGGGGCGGTTTGAGAGCCCCTTCCCTAGTACTTCGTTTTACCCGAGGTTCCCGCGCAGTACCAGAAGTACGTGGGGAACTTGGCGTCCCTGCCACCAAGTTCCGCACCCCCAAGCTAGTCCGTCATCCACGTGAACTATCTGGGGCGTGACACCCCGCCGTGATCCGGGTTGGAAGCGTGTGCCACGACTACTCGGTTTTCCTGGTTAAGTTCAAAGCAGGGACGTGGTGTGGACAATAGTGCGAAAGCGGCCTTTTCCAAAATTGGTTCCCTGGAGAAGGCCTTTCCGGGCAATCGGTGCAACCTAGGGCTTGGCCACGCCCTCCGCACCCGCGGCACGCCAGCTGGACGTCCTCCGGCAGGACGGAGACGCCCTGGCGTGGATGGCGCGCGGGCCGGTGTCCTCGAGGAGCCCTAGGAGCCCCGCCAGGTAGGCCTTGCACGCCTCCCGCGGCGCCGAGACGCCCGAGCTCTGGAAGCGCAGGTCGGTCTTGAGGGCGCTTGAGCGTGGGGCGAGCTGCGGGCGAGTTTCTGGCCGAGGTCACGACCAAGGGGCTTGGCTGCAATGGAATTTGAGAGCCATAAGCCCAAAAGCCCTCATCGGGCTTGTCTGTATCTAGGAAACGAAGCTGCCCTGGCTGGATTTTGGAAAAACCACTCTGTAGCCTAACTACATGGTGTTTCCCTGCGCGCAGGGTTGTTCCATTCTGGCGGTGCTATATACCATAGTAAGAAGTGAACGCTTTCGCAGAATTGCCCCTTTGTAAAGGTTTTTCGAAGTTAATTCTGGGATTCAGATGTTAATCCCGCCTTTCACATCCGAGGAGAAAACAGTATGAGCCAGGGTTACTACTTAGCACAGCTCCGTAAAGACTTCTTTTTACGCGTGCCCATACGAATTCTTCTATTTTTCAgatgatctttttcctttttgcactGGCTTGCTGGGCTCCCACTATCCCGTAGTCCGCCAAACAGGCGCTCCACATTTGCGCTCCTCTCTCAAATTGGTTTGTGCTTTCTTTGAACTCTCTTACAAGCACCCGTCCTCCACAGGCATGACTGTTCATTTTGGTCTTCGGCCAGGGTTATTTACAAAACGGTGTTATTATTTACGTTGCAACTTTTTTACCAAAACTTCTCAAAAGTCCCCTTTAGTCAAACCTTTGTTTTAAAGGTCCTTCACGTAACATAAACTATTCACCCGTTTCCTATTGATAAGCTTTGACACGGTTTCCATTTACCACTACTGACCCTGGTGCAACAGAGTTCCAACACCGAAATTGCTAGATTAGAGTGTATTTGATGTCTGGGTTGGTGCTGACCTATCCTGAAAATAGCTCCCGTCATCCATTCCAGCTGTCAAGGTGTGGTCACAATTTCTGCCAGTCTAACGGGTATAAAATTATTTCACCTTGtccttttgatttgcattattaTAGTCACTAGTGCATCCTTCCTTTAGGTTTCTTAGTCATTTGAATACGCTTTTCAGAGAATGTCTACTTGTCCCTTTGCTCACTTTTTTTCATCGGGCAGTTTGTGTCTCTTGCcccattctgttttgtttttttaattttttttttcaacgtttatttatttttgggacagagagagacagagcatgaacgggggaggggcagagagagagggagacacagaatcggaaacaggctccaggctccgagccatcagcccagagcccgacgcggggctcgaactcacggaccgcgagatcgtgacctggctgaagtcggacgcttaaccgacggcgccacccaggcgcccccccattcTGTTTTTTTATATAGGAGAGACAGGAACCTTCTTATCACCTGTGTTGCAGATAGTTTTCTAATTCTGGCATTGTTCCCCATATTTTGTTTATGATGTGTTTTCCATTTATATGTATTCTGTAAAAGGAGATCTGTATATAAAATCTGGAATATTAAATGTTTTAGTTAGAAGCGTATCTTTTTCTTTCGTAGCTTCTAGATTTCCATTTTGGTTAAGAGACTGAACCCTACCCCACCATTATTCATTCAGCAGCCTAGGTTTTcttcaaagaatttttctttcttaaaaaatatgtagtcTCTAATCCATCTAGAATTTTATGTTGTTCAAGATAGAATTGAGTTTACATTCTTCCAGATAATGACCAGTTgtcctaacaccatttattacaTAATCCGTCCATTTCTACCACAAAACTGAAATATGTCCTTGTTATTAAAGTATTAAATAATGGGATCTATTTatgtattctaattttttattgatCTCCATATAAGTCCTGTACCTTTATTCCCGATTTGTATGCTTGTTTCTGTTGCGAATGGAAGGCTTTTTAGGTCTTACTGCTAGGAAGGGAGAAATGTTTTGCTATGTTGTGGCCAATGAATTTACCAATTTCTATAATTCTATTTCTCTTTACTCTTTAAATTAGGGCTCCTTGAGTTTTTCCCAGTCCTCTGCAAAATAATcttaccgttttttttttttcctcaatgtcAATACCAAgcattgtatttcctttttttgtactGCATTTGCTGAGAATTTCCAAagtaaagttaaataatttagcAGAAATCACTTTTTAATTCTTGGTTTTAATTAAGCTGTTGTTTGTCCTTTCAGATAATATTCGTTAATTTTTGGTATCTCCGTTATATTTAAATGATACCTTCAACTCTCctacttttttaagaaaatttttcgATAGCTTTCagattttaatatatagaaatgtatataagtataaatatatattttctcttttcaaatttttattgaaattctacTTAACGTACATTGCAATAtagttttcaggagtagaattcattgattcatcGCTTGCATCCAACACCCAGGGCTGATTCCAACAGGttccctccttagtacccatcacccatctagcccagcccccaccctcctccctccattaacctgtttgttttttatctttgagtctcttatagtttgtttcCCCCTCtgatatgttcatctgttttgtttttaaaattccacatatatgagaaatcatacggtatttgtctctCCCTGACTTATTTCGGTTAGCTAATCCACGCTAgcttgttgcaaaaggcaagactTCTTTCTGATGGCTAAGCaatattcctttgtatttatatgccacatcttctttatccgtcagtcagtgggcatttgggctctctccatagtttggctactgttgatgaTGCTGCTGTAAACACCAGGGTGCAGGTACCCCTCCcgatctgtatttttgtatcctttggataaatacctagtaaggcaattgctggattgtagggtagttctattttgaacttgttgaagaacctccatactgttctccagagcagctgcaccagtttgcattcccaccaccagtacAAAAGTGgccccctttctctacatccttgccaacatctgttgtttcctgagttcttaattttagccactctgactggtgtgaggtggtatctcagtgtggttttgctttgtatttccctgatgatgagtgatgttgagcatcttttcatgtgtctgttggccctctggatgtcttctttggagaagtgtctgtttgtgtcttctgcccatttcttcactggattatttgttttttgggtgttgggtctGCTacgtcctttatagattttggatactaaccctttgtcagatatgtcgtCTGCAAATAATCTTtgtcccattctgtaggctgccttttagttttgtcgattgtttcctttgctgtgcagaagctttttatctttttttttttttaagtttatttgagagcaagcacaagtggggcaagcgcagagagagacagggagagagagaatcccaagctggttccacACGGTCAGCggaaagcccgatgcagggttcaaacccacgaactgtgagatcatgacctgagccgaaatccagagcgGATGTCTAACCAacttgggccacccaggcgcccctggaagcttttttatcttgatgttgCCCTTGCCTCTGGCCATGTGTACAATCgctccagccaaggtcaaagaggttgctgccttaTTCTCCTAAAGgagtttgatggcttcctgtcttacattgagatcttttgaatatatttttgaatatattttgtgtgtggtgtaagaaagtggtctagtttcagtcttctgcatgttttgctgttcagttttcccaccaccatttgttgaagagactttttttctgatggatcttctttcctgctttggcgAAGGGGACTTGGCCATATcgttgtgggtccgtttctgggctTTGTATTCCATTGATCCacgtgtctgtttctgtgccagcaccatactgtctggatgactgtagctttataatCGAGCTTGAAATCCGGAATCCtgatgcctccatttttttttttttttttttttcaggattgctttggctatttgagatcttttgggattccatacaaattttaggattatttgttacaGCTCTGTGggaaaatgctggtggtattttgatggggattgcattacatgtgtagattgctttgggtagtgtagctattttaacaatatttgttgttccaatccatgagcgtggaatgtttttccatttcattgtgtcttcagtttctttcataaatgttctatagttttcagagtacagatcttttacctctttggttaggtttattcttaggtatctggTTGTGTTGGGGGCAATTGCAAATGAGATCaacttcttgatttctttttctgctgctgtgttattggtgtatagaaatgcaaccgatttctgtatgttgattttgtatcctgcaactttgctgaattcatgtattagttctagcagtttggGGGTAGAGTCTTTCAGGTGTTCTACATagaataccatgtcatctgcaaattgtgAAGGTTTGATTTCTTCCTCGCTGatttggatgtgttttatttcttcttgtcgTCCAGTttctgaggctaagacttccagtacaatgttaaatagtaatggtgagagtggacatccttgtcttgttcctaattgTAGGGTAAAgactcttagtttttccccactgaggatgatatcaTCTGTGGGTCTTTCCTATATGGCTTTTGATGATGTTGAGGaatgttctctctgtccctactttgttgaggatttttattaaaaatggatgctgtattgtgtcaaatgctttctctgcatctattaacaAGACcttatggttcttatcctttcttttgttaatttggtgtatcacgttgattgattagCAAATATTGAAGCAACCTGGTAAGCCccggaataaatcccagttgatcatgatgaataattctttcaatgtactgttggattcaatttgctcgTATCTTggtgagagtttttgcatccatgatattggcctgtaatctGTAGCAGGGTTTTTGTCtgatttgggaatcaaggtaatgctggcttcgtaaaatgagtttggaagttttccttccatttctattttttggaacaatttgagaataggtattaactcttctttaaatgtctgatacaaatcccctgggaagccatctggcccaggaacctcatttgttgggagatttttgattactggttcaatttctttcctggttatgggtctgttcaaattttctatttcttcctgtttcacttttggtagtttgtgagtttctaggaatttgttcatttcttccatggcccagtttgttggcatataatttttcataatctcttataattgcttgtatttctcaggtgttggttgtgatctctcccctttcctttgtggttttatttgggtcctttctcttttctttttgataaatctcaCCGGGGGTTATCCATTTTATGAATTATTTcgaagaaccagctcttagttgtGAGTTTAGTCAGAAATTCTGAGTCCATGAGATTACTTAACAAGCGACGTTCAAATGCCGCTGCCCAAGTGACGGACTGGGCGGAGGCCTGAGTTCTGAGCCCCTTGGCAAATACCATGGAGAGGGCTGGTGGCTCTGAGGAGAGCGGTTTCGGGCAGGACGGAGTCGAATTAAGGTGGAACTCTAAATCGGGGCATTACTGGTATATGGATGGCCTTTAAAGCCATGAACCTGGATGAG
Protein-coding sequences here:
- the H1-1 gene encoding histone H1.1, with the translated sequence MSETAPPAPAASTPPEKPAPGKKAKRPAKAAAAAAKKKPAGPSVSELIVQAVSSSKERSGVSLAALKKALAAAGYDVEKNNSRIKLGLKSLVSKGTLVQTKGTGASGSFKLNKKASPGEAKANPTKVAKAKVTGASKKPKKVTAAVKKAVKTPKKAKKPAVTKKPSKSPKKPKVVKPKKVAKSPAKAKAVKPKAAKAKMTKPKTAAKPKKAAPKKK